A portion of the Paenibacillus marchantiae genome contains these proteins:
- a CDS encoding acyl carrier protein — translation MTEDLKDIVIKNIAQCLQVTNIKEIDMHDNLNDLGVCSIKMIRLIVILEEHFDIIFNDEELLFENFNTLSNILNIIQLKLK, via the coding sequence TTGACCGAAGATCTAAAAGATATCGTAATTAAAAATATCGCCCAGTGTCTGCAAGTTACTAACATCAAAGAAATTGATATGCATGATAATTTAAATGACTTAGGGGTATGTTCTATTAAAATGATAAGACTGATTGTAATTTTAGAAGAACATTTTGATATCATTTTTAATGATGAAGAGTTGTTATTTGAGAACTTTAACACTTTATCAAATATACTTAACATAATTCAATTGAAGTTAAAATAA
- a CDS encoding helix-turn-helix transcriptional regulator has translation MKFVTVSAYSVENIFPKTEIFCSSIHHQAYAIIVPSSTFVSYDGNELLINKMSILVGKNFSLQNLGSSYAEIRKITFNHSFSDLDQYPLVIQASSKTMRNINKLSKLICGPLAGRYIAETEEQIETLLRANIETFSRRSLYANTKEQTRTIDSRLIMVHRYIRKHYAEPLTLQLLAELIYCNPVYLSNSFSKIFDISPMRYLQQVRMKRACDLLKTSNLNIKELTIAIGYISNSQFSSIFKKHFSCTPAEYRRFIRMNCNEGESVTH, from the coding sequence ATGAAGTTTGTTACGGTTTCTGCATATAGTGTAGAAAATATTTTTCCTAAAACCGAAATATTTTGTTCCTCTATACACCATCAGGCTTACGCAATTATTGTTCCTTCTTCGACTTTTGTATCTTACGATGGTAATGAGCTACTTATAAATAAAATGAGCATACTTGTAGGTAAAAATTTCAGTCTGCAGAACTTAGGTTCTTCTTATGCAGAGATTCGCAAGATAACTTTTAACCATTCGTTTTCTGACCTTGATCAATATCCTTTGGTCATCCAAGCTTCTTCTAAAACAATGAGAAACATAAACAAACTGTCTAAATTAATTTGCGGGCCGTTAGCTGGACGGTACATTGCTGAAACAGAAGAGCAAATTGAAACCCTTCTTCGTGCAAATATTGAGACTTTTAGTAGGCGATCTCTATATGCGAATACAAAAGAACAGACAAGAACAATTGACAGTCGTTTGATTATGGTACATCGTTATATCCGTAAACATTATGCAGAACCACTCACGCTACAATTACTTGCTGAATTAATCTATTGCAATCCAGTTTATTTAAGCAATAGTTTCTCTAAAATATTTGATATATCACCTATGAGGTACTTACAACAAGTCCGGATGAAACGTGCCTGTGATCTTCTAAAAACATCCAACTTGAATATCAAAGAACTCACTATTGCCATCGGGTATATTTCAAATTCTCAGTTTTCGAGTATCTTTAAGAAACACTTTTCTTGTACTCCAGCAGAATATCGGAGATTTATCCGCATGAACTGCAACGAAGGGGAGAGTGTAACTCATTGA
- a CDS encoding amino acid adenylation domain-containing protein, with protein sequence MLYPLSHPQKRVWIIENIYSKSSLYNLGGAFYFKQEMDLTLLKDSIKELIDNNANLRIRLKRGFNNVYQYVDETEHEVTFIDFRERQIDSETWFTNHFNEPFELIESSLFCFIVFIDQSGNAGCYFKVHHLIGDGWSVKLIAESVVDIYQSKFSGKEVKSDQLLFTDYLHREEKYKNSSRFLKDKTFWTKRFEDLTKVAQSKSSENTQARRLTTIIDANRSNSIRNYIQNQAITNAAFFTGLLFLHLSKMDKTEELILGTPVFNRSGRKERASFGMYTSTMPLKMNIDPEIQDSTFMIQVHKELNDCYFHQKYPYDILIEDILLKQQGKDQLFQHCINYSNAALPEHCDGIDIKTLDFFSGHQIYSLQVFVKDWYQDGHIRLDFEYKTDDYTDAQIQHFSSVYLYLIEQVIIDNGAKVKDLRIMEPELEKEIIHQWNDTEDHQTEGNSIVELFYKQAALHPERIALEYGETRLTYEELNLKSNALARNLSRFGIGSEKVVAIISEHSLEAIIAIWAVLKAGAAFLPIDPKLPSKRKRYMLEDSNVSAILTNLGGINECSNNINVIDISLETTYEGTTTNNLTVIPAKNQLAYIIYTSGSTGIPKGVMVEHGGLFNYTTWACSTYVDEIEVFPVYSSFSFDLTLTSIFTPLICGSKAIIYSESDSGFVLDKVITDNQSTVIKLTPSHLRLLIEHGRYGNSLRTLIVGGEDLKVQLTENVLEMFGRDINIFNEYGPTETVVGCMIYRYDSALVRGGSVSIGKPIQNTQIYILDGELQPVPLYTKGEIFVSGAGVARGYLNQGDLTNEKFLPNPFVLGQRMYKTGDIGYYVEDGNLFYVGRADDQVKINGYRIEVLEIENIMCGLEGVKEAVVTKHSLSNGSDMLIAHLELLESISTNQLKRSLSLLLPSYMIPSHFEIMERLPVTTNGKINRSQLPMPKLSQGVENRSGPSEIAKQVLSALEEILKTENISLDDNFFFIGGDSIKAIQVSSLLNTQGIELKAKDILLFPIVGEHAEMAEKRVTEQTTQPAQCKGSIPPAPINQWFLKGSISNKDYYLQSVHINLKEDISYNQFCHAISQLVDVHDSLRITLDKETMQLKYQDVFPLTSVMKYMDLRLEEEGDYLESMIKYDKEIKESISMDSHSLFYCVYYDTPHGIKVSFIAHHLIVDGISWRILLEDLDSLIREGEQSHISRISKGSSYQEWAGKLLEYAESPAARKDREYWNKVVSQIHYIDLKDKLQTERSHSPSVQEQRIVQESITKLIMSTVNKNLQTTSKDLIVAAVVLSIWELTKESNISVMLEGHGREMFDHTLDINRTVGWFTSLFPVNFFVESGDLTDQIIAIANDLNSIPLNGMGYGIHYYLKDVSGVEERRLVRLNYLGEMDNGLAGTWFTPSDTNTSADVCPYNDLNCLLDINIYVMSGQLYIQINYKEDDFSVNTIQLWMNKIQNKLTEISLIRSVVSDPIVDLTEHKLNQEDLDALFS encoded by the coding sequence TTGCTATATCCATTGTCTCATCCACAAAAAAGAGTATGGATCATAGAGAATATATATTCAAAGAGTTCTCTGTATAACTTAGGCGGCGCATTTTATTTCAAACAAGAAATGGATCTGACATTACTGAAAGATAGCATTAAGGAGCTGATTGATAACAATGCTAACTTGCGTATTCGTTTGAAACGGGGTTTTAATAACGTATATCAATATGTTGATGAAACTGAACATGAAGTCACCTTCATCGATTTTAGAGAGAGGCAGATCGATTCTGAAACGTGGTTTACCAATCACTTTAACGAACCTTTTGAATTGATTGAAAGTTCACTCTTTTGTTTTATCGTTTTCATTGATCAGTCTGGTAATGCCGGATGTTATTTTAAAGTGCATCATCTGATTGGCGATGGTTGGTCTGTGAAGCTCATCGCGGAGTCAGTCGTTGATATATATCAAAGCAAATTTTCTGGGAAAGAAGTTAAATCAGATCAGTTATTATTTACTGATTATCTACATAGGGAAGAAAAATACAAGAACTCTTCGAGATTTTTAAAGGACAAAACCTTTTGGACGAAACGTTTCGAAGATTTGACTAAGGTTGCTCAATCTAAAAGCAGCGAGAACACGCAAGCTCGTAGGTTAACAACGATCATTGATGCTAACCGTTCAAACAGCATTAGGAACTATATCCAAAATCAAGCTATAACAAATGCAGCATTTTTCACTGGTTTATTGTTTCTTCACTTGTCCAAGATGGATAAGACAGAGGAGCTCATATTGGGGACTCCTGTGTTTAATCGTTCTGGACGCAAGGAGAGGGCAAGCTTTGGGATGTATACCAGCACAATGCCCTTAAAAATGAACATTGATCCAGAAATTCAAGATTCGACATTTATGATTCAGGTCCACAAAGAACTAAATGATTGTTATTTTCATCAGAAATATCCTTACGATATTTTAATTGAAGATATTTTGCTCAAGCAACAAGGTAAGGATCAACTATTCCAACATTGTATCAATTACAGCAATGCAGCACTTCCTGAGCATTGTGACGGAATTGACATTAAAACGTTGGACTTTTTCTCCGGTCATCAGATTTATTCGCTTCAAGTTTTTGTTAAAGACTGGTACCAGGATGGGCATATCCGACTCGACTTTGAGTATAAGACGGACGACTATACAGACGCTCAGATTCAACACTTCTCATCTGTCTATCTATATTTGATAGAGCAGGTCATCATAGATAATGGGGCAAAGGTAAAAGATTTAAGAATTATGGAGCCAGAGCTTGAAAAAGAGATTATTCATCAATGGAATGATACTGAGGATCACCAGACAGAAGGAAATAGTATTGTTGAATTATTCTACAAGCAAGCGGCACTTCATCCAGAACGAATTGCGCTTGAGTACGGTGAGACCAGGTTAACATATGAGGAGCTTAATCTAAAATCCAATGCATTAGCACGTAACCTTTCCAGATTTGGCATTGGATCAGAGAAGGTTGTAGCTATTATCTCAGAGCATTCTCTGGAAGCCATTATAGCGATATGGGCTGTATTGAAAGCTGGAGCGGCATTTTTACCCATCGATCCTAAACTTCCTTCAAAAAGAAAAAGATATATGCTTGAGGATAGTAATGTTAGCGCTATCTTAACTAATTTAGGTGGAATTAATGAATGTAGTAATAATATCAATGTGATTGATATTTCTTTAGAAACAACATATGAGGGAACAACAACGAATAATTTAACGGTTATTCCAGCCAAAAACCAACTTGCTTACATTATATATACTTCTGGCTCAACGGGTATTCCTAAAGGAGTCATGGTAGAACATGGTGGATTGTTTAATTACACGACGTGGGCTTGCTCAACATATGTGGACGAAATTGAAGTGTTTCCGGTCTATTCGTCATTTTCTTTTGATTTAACTTTAACTTCGATTTTTACACCGTTAATTTGCGGAAGCAAAGCTATTATTTACAGTGAATCTGATAGTGGGTTTGTGTTGGATAAAGTCATAACGGATAACCAATCCACCGTAATTAAGCTTACTCCATCTCACCTAAGACTGCTGATTGAACATGGGCGATATGGAAATTCACTCAGAACGTTAATCGTTGGAGGGGAAGATTTAAAAGTACAGCTTACCGAAAATGTGCTTGAAATGTTTGGTCGGGATATCAATATATTTAATGAATATGGGCCGACAGAGACTGTAGTGGGATGTATGATTTACCGATACGATAGTGCTTTGGTTAGAGGCGGATCCGTAAGTATTGGAAAACCTATACAAAACACTCAAATCTATATTCTGGATGGTGAGTTACAACCGGTTCCTTTGTATACAAAAGGTGAAATTTTTGTTTCGGGAGCTGGTGTTGCTAGGGGGTATTTAAATCAAGGTGATTTAACAAATGAAAAGTTTCTACCTAATCCATTCGTACTCGGTCAAAGGATGTATAAAACGGGGGATATAGGTTATTACGTCGAAGACGGAAACTTATTTTATGTAGGCCGGGCAGACGATCAAGTGAAAATTAATGGTTATCGGATCGAAGTGTTAGAAATTGAAAATATCATGTGTGGACTTGAAGGCGTTAAAGAAGCGGTAGTAACGAAACATTCATTATCCAATGGCTCAGATATGCTGATTGCACATTTGGAGTTGCTAGAATCCATTTCTACTAATCAGTTAAAGAGATCGTTATCGCTTCTCTTGCCAAGTTATATGATTCCTTCGCATTTTGAGATAATGGAACGTTTACCTGTCACGACCAATGGAAAGATAAATCGTTCACAACTACCAATGCCTAAGTTATCACAGGGTGTTGAGAATCGCAGTGGCCCATCTGAAATCGCAAAACAGGTATTGAGCGCATTGGAAGAAATCTTAAAAACAGAAAATATATCTCTGGATGACAATTTCTTTTTTATCGGAGGGGACTCCATCAAAGCCATACAAGTTTCCTCTCTGCTTAACACGCAAGGAATTGAATTGAAGGCCAAAGATATACTTTTATTTCCAATTGTTGGAGAGCATGCTGAGATGGCAGAGAAGCGTGTTACTGAACAAACAACTCAACCAGCCCAGTGTAAGGGAAGTATTCCTCCTGCGCCGATCAATCAATGGTTTCTTAAAGGCAGTATAAGCAACAAGGATTATTACTTGCAATCCGTCCATATCAATCTTAAGGAAGATATTTCTTACAACCAATTTTGCCATGCTATTTCTCAACTGGTTGATGTTCATGATTCTTTAAGAATTACGTTGGACAAAGAAACAATGCAGTTAAAATATCAAGATGTTTTTCCCTTGACATCCGTAATGAAATACATGGATCTGCGCTTAGAAGAAGAGGGAGATTATCTGGAAAGTATGATCAAATACGATAAGGAGATCAAAGAGAGTATTTCAATGGATTCACACTCCTTATTTTATTGCGTGTATTACGATACTCCACATGGTATTAAGGTATCGTTCATTGCACATCATCTGATTGTAGACGGAATATCGTGGAGAATTCTACTGGAGGATCTGGATTCATTGATTAGGGAGGGGGAACAATCTCATATTTCTCGGATATCCAAAGGAAGCTCTTATCAAGAATGGGCTGGTAAACTATTGGAATACGCTGAGAGTCCTGCTGCCAGGAAAGATAGAGAGTATTGGAACAAAGTTGTTTCCCAAATTCACTATATAGATTTAAAAGATAAGCTACAGACCGAACGATCTCACTCACCAAGTGTTCAGGAACAAAGGATAGTTCAAGAAAGTATAACAAAACTCATTATGTCCACGGTGAACAAAAATCTGCAGACGACATCAAAAGATTTAATTGTTGCAGCTGTTGTTCTCAGCATATGGGAGCTAACGAAGGAGAGCAACATCTCTGTAATGCTGGAAGGCCATGGCAGGGAAATGTTCGATCATACGCTCGATATTAATCGTACAGTCGGATGGTTCACCAGTTTGTTTCCCGTTAACTTCTTTGTTGAATCGGGAGATTTAACAGATCAGATTATTGCTATTGCCAATGATCTGAACAGTATACCTCTCAATGGAATGGGTTACGGAATACATTATTATTTAAAAGATGTATCAGGGGTGGAAGAGAGAAGATTAGTCCGACTGAACTATCTTGGTGAGATGGACAATGGCCTTGCTGGTACGTGGTTTACACCCTCAGATACAAATACTAGCGCCGATGTTTGTCCCTACAATGATTTAAACTGTTTGCTGGACATCAATATTTATGTCATGAGTGGACAATTGTATATTCAAATCAACTATAAAGAAGATGATTTCTCTGTAAATACCATTCAACTATGGATGAATAAAATACAAAATAAACTAACAGAGATTTCTCTCATCCGTTCAGTTGTAAGCGACCCTATTGTAGATCTTACAGAACATAAATTAAACCAGGAGGACTTGGATGCATTATTTTCTTGA